One Panicum virgatum strain AP13 chromosome 9K, P.virgatum_v5, whole genome shotgun sequence genomic region harbors:
- the LOC120650588 gene encoding uncharacterized protein LOC120650588 isoform X1, which yields MDPAKGVMVMRSVLWRLNQLADAPGPMWESIYCSRKVAYGCGRHGQKVVEGITLFRSLPDHQDVTSSMTIRLSAEAIGIVKADLGLGSRSALQPQGFVQAASEGLLVLAVNFSVHNPSNRGYYLVYDSTDASLYMTPCLPTRLVCSYTPAPVPRRIDGGGSEPQLVLLAHPYRSCHPDDEDLLCLCTPAARSPGITDRLWDIKALCFPHLHLPGSFNVQVTFSFQGKVFWADLSRGLAYCELRAATNSAVQFDFINLPYGYEIHLDDLPEDGSMEPPEMDRTIGCIGGCIKFICIDRPRGRSGNWMLRFWTLDLGRKKWQAEEGLLWKELWEQIDFMGSARLWDVEPRYPVLMPDDTLCLVLEDMRHRRVWSPVDSVEVDRICRFDIFSKTPVWHGKVGHYSIWPVMLPGDFFTKCYPPSDPRKSQLLGRKRKLQSIVASGSCKAS from the coding sequence ATGGATCCGGCGAAAGGCGTCATGGTGATGAGGAGTGTCCTGTGGCGTTTGAACCAACTCGCCGACGCCCCGGGGCCGATGTGGGAAAGCATCTATTGTTCTAGGAAGGTGGCCTACGGATGCGGGAGGCACGGCCAGAAGGTTGTGGAAGGCATCACGCTTTTCCGGAGCCTCCCCGACCACCAGGATGTCACCTCCTCGATGACCATCCGCCTGAGCGCCGAGGCCATCGGAATCGTCAAAGCGGATCTCGGCCTCGGCTCCCGCAGCGCGCTCCAGCCCCAGGGCTTCGTCCAGGCCGCCAGCGAgggcctcctcgtcctcgccgtcAACTTCAGCGTCCATAACCCCAGCAATCGCGGGTACTACCTCGTCTACGACTCCACCGACGCGTCGCTCTACATGACCCCCTGCCTGCCGACTCGCCTCGTGTGCTCCTACACCCCGGCGCCCGTCCCCCGGCGCATCGACGGCGGCGGATCCGAGCCCCAGCTGGTCCTCCTGGCGCATCCGTACCGGTCCTGTCACCCCGACGACGAGGACTTGCTCTGCCTGTGCACTCCGGCGGCGCGGTCGCCGGGCATCACCGACCGGCTGTGGGATATAAAGGCGCTGTGCTTCCCTCATCTTCATCTTCCTGGCTCCTTCAACGTGCAGGTGACGTTCTCGTTCCAAGGCAAGGTCTTCTGGGCCGATCTCTCGCGAGGCCTCGCGTACTGCGAACTGCGGGCTGCTACAAACTCCGCCGTGCAGTTTGACTTCATCAACTTGCCCTATGGGTATGAGATTCATCTTGATGACTTGCCTGAGGATGGCTCGATGGAGCCGCCCGAGATGGACCGTACCATTGGCTGCATTGGGGGCTGCATCAAATTCATCTGCATTGACCGACCCCGGGGACGTTCTGGCAATTGGATGTTGAGGTTTTGGACTCTTGACCTGGGTCGCAAGAAGTGGCAAGCCGAGGAAGGTTTACTCTGGAAAGAGCTCTGGGAGCAAATCGACTTCATGGGCAGCGCAAGGTTGTGGGATGTGGAGCCCCGGTACCCGGTGCTGATGCCGGATGATACCCTCTGCCTCGTGCTGGAAGACATGCGCCACAGGAGAGTGTGGTCTCCTGTGGACAGTGTGGAGGTTGATCGCATCTGCCGCTTTGACATTTTCAGCAAGACCCCCGTGTGGCATGGAAAAGTTGGCCACTACTCCATATGGCCTGTTATGTTACCTGGCGATTTCTTCACCAAGTGCTATCCTCCTTCTGATCCACGCAAGAGCCAGCTGCTAGGACGCAAGCGGAAGCTGCAAAGCATCGTGGCAAGCGGAAGCTGCAAAGCATCGTGA
- the LOC120650588 gene encoding uncharacterized protein LOC120650588 isoform X2 encodes MDPAKGVMVMRSVLWRLNQLADAPGPMWESIYCSRKVAYGCGRHGQKVVEGITLFRSLPDHQDVTSSMTIRLSAEAIGIVKADLGLGSRSALQPQGFVQAASEGLLVLAVNFSVHNPSNRGYYLVYDSTDASLYMTPCLPTRLVCSYTPAPVPRRIDGGGSEPQLVLLAHPYRSCHPDDEDLLCLCTPAARSPGITDRLWDIKALCFPHLHLPGSFNVQVTFSFQGKVFWADLSRGLAYCDLRAATNSAVQFDFINLPYGYEIHLDDFPEDGSLEPPAMDRTIGCIAGRIRFICIDRPWGHSGNAMLRFWTLDLGRKKWQAEEGLLWKELWEQIDFMGSARFWDVEPRYPVLMPDDTLCLVLQDMRRRRGWSPVDSVEVDRICRFDIFSKTPVWHGNVGHLMRPVILPGDLFTKCYPPPDPRRKSQLLGRKRKLQSIVASGSYKAS; translated from the exons ATGGATCCGGCGAAAGGCGTCATGGTGATGAGGAGTGTCCTGTGGCGTTTGAACCAACTCGCCGACGCCCCGGGGCCGATGTGGGAAAGCATCTATTGTTCTAGGAAGGTGGCCTACGGATGCGGGAGGCACGGCCAGAAGGTTGTGGAAGGCATCACGCTTTTCCGGAGCCTCCCCGACCACCAGGATGTCACCTCCTCGATGACCATCCGCCTGAGCGCCGAGGCCATCGGAATCGTCAAAGCGGATCTCGGCCTCGGCTCCCGCAGCGCGCTCCAGCCCCAGGGCTTCGTCCAGGCCGCCAGCGAgggcctcctcgtcctcgccgtcAACTTCAGCGTCCATAACCCCAGCAATCGCGGGTACTACCTCGTCTACGACTCCACCGACGCGTCGCTCTACATGACCCCCTGCCTGCCGACTCGCCTCGTGTGCTCCTACACCCCGGCGCCCGTCCCCCGGCGCATCGACGGCGGCGGATCCGAGCCCCAGCTGGTCCTCCTGGCGCATCCGTACCGGTCCTGTCACCCCGACGACGAGGACTTGCTCTGCCTGTGCACTCCGGCGGCGCGGTCGCCGGGCATCACCGACCGGCTGTGGGATATAAAGGCGCTGTGCTTCCCTCATCTTCATCTTCCTGGCTCCTTCAACGTGCAG GTGACGTTCTCGTTCCAAGGCAAGGTCTTCTGGGCCGATCTCTCGCGAGGCCTCGCGTACTGCGACCTGCGCGCTGCTACAAACTCCGCCGTGCAGTTTGACTTCATCAACTTGCCCTATGGGTATGAGATTCATCTTGATGACTTTCCTGAGGATGGCTCGTTGGAGCCGCCCGCGATGGACCGTACCATTGGCTGCATTGCGGGCCGCATCAGATTCATCTGCATTGACCGACCCTGGGGACATTCTGGCAATGCGATGTTGAGGTTTTGGACTCTTGACCTGGGTCGCAAGAAGTGGCAAGCCGAGGAGGGTTTACTCTGGAAAGAGCTCTGGGAGCAGATCGACTTCATGGGCAGCGCAAGGTTTTGGGATGTGGAGCCCCGGTACCCAGTGCTGATGCCGGATGATACCCTCTGCCTCGTGCTGCAAGACATGCGCCGCAGGAGAGGGTGGTCTCCTGTGGACAGTGTGGAGGTTGATCGCATCTGCCGCTTTGACATTTTCAGCAAGACCCCCGTGTGGCATGGAAATGTTGGCCATCTCATGCGGCCTGTTATTTTACCTGGCGATTTGTTCACCAAGTGCTATCCTCCTCCTGATCCACGCCGCAAGAGCCAGCTGCTAGGACGCAAGAGGAAGCTGCAAAGCATCGTGGCAAGCGGAAGCTACAAAGCCTCGTGA